From Hypanus sabinus isolate sHypSab1 chromosome 32, sHypSab1.hap1, whole genome shotgun sequence, the proteins below share one genomic window:
- the LOC132384408 gene encoding transmembrane protein 222-like — MKRMEPDPERQRFPHSVVWTPIPVLSWIFPFIGHMGICTLSGIIRDFAGPYYVSEDNMAFGSPTKYWQLDPAKVYAMGSNPWDTGVLEASEEYKHRMHNLCCDNCHSHVAMALNLMRYENKTSWNMVKLCFLMLVHGRYVSFAGFLRTWLPSLLILTVTLIIVLAFSLR, encoded by the exons atGAAGCGGATGGAGCCGGACCCGGAGCGGCAGCGGTTCCCGCACAGCGTGGTGTGGACGCCCATTCCCGTGCTGTC TTGGATCTTCCCCTTTATTGGGCACATGGGAATCTGCACTCTCTCTGGCATCATCCGTGACTTTGCAGGACCCTACTATGTCTCT GAGGACAACATGGCGTTTGGCAGCCCGACCAA GTACTGGCAGCTGGACCCCGCCAAGGTTTACGCCATGGGATCCAACCCCTGGGACACGGGTGTGCTCGAGGCGTCTGAGGAGTACAAGCATCGGATG CACAACCTGTGCTGCGATAACTGTCACTCCCACGTGGCCATGGCCCTGAATCTGATGCGATACGAGAACAAGACCTCCTGGAACATGGTGAAGCTCTGCTTCCTGATGCTGGTGCACGGTCGCTATGTCAG CTTTGCAGGATTTCTCCGCACTTGGCTCCCCTCCCTGCTGATCCTCACTGTCACTCTCATCATCGTACTCGCCTTCAGTCTGAGGTGA